The proteins below are encoded in one region of Micromonospora sp. DSM 45708:
- a CDS encoding MarC family protein — protein sequence MDLKLFGEVFVTLLVIVDPPGMMPIFLALTGPLPARDRNRAAWQAVALALGVIVIFAVAGQTILAYLHVDLPALQAAGGLLLILVALELLTGKADDPSQQVTSNIALVPLGTPLLAGPGAIVATMLFVQQAGGVTDYVAIALAIVAVMVAVWVVLRFSGGIVKVLRPGGIEVLTRIAGLLLAAIAVQLIADAIAAFVTEYVNNA from the coding sequence GTGGATCTCAAGCTCTTCGGCGAGGTCTTCGTGACCCTGCTGGTGATCGTCGACCCGCCCGGAATGATGCCCATCTTCCTCGCGCTCACCGGGCCGCTGCCCGCCCGCGACCGCAACCGGGCCGCCTGGCAGGCCGTGGCGCTGGCGCTCGGGGTCATCGTGATCTTCGCGGTGGCGGGGCAGACGATCCTGGCCTACCTGCACGTCGACCTGCCCGCGTTGCAGGCCGCCGGCGGGCTGCTGCTGATACTCGTCGCGTTGGAGCTGCTGACCGGCAAGGCGGACGACCCGAGCCAGCAGGTCACCTCCAACATCGCGCTGGTGCCGCTGGGCACCCCGCTGCTGGCCGGGCCGGGCGCGATCGTGGCCACCATGCTGTTCGTGCAGCAGGCCGGCGGCGTCACCGACTACGTCGCCATCGCGCTGGCCATCGTCGCGGTGATGGTCGCGGTCTGGGTGGTGCTGCGCTTCTCCGGCGGGATCGTCAAGGTGCTCCGTCCGGGCGGCATCGAGGTGCTCACCCGGATCGCCGGCCTGCTGCTGGCCGCCATCGCGGTGCAGCTCATCGCCGACGCGATCGCCGCGTTCGTGACCGAGTACGTCAACAACGCCTGA
- a CDS encoding PHP domain-containing protein has product MTVPARIDLHTHSTASDGTLGPAGLVRAAADAGLDVVALTDHDTTAGWAPAVAALPPGLTLIRGAELSCRWSGIKPAVPLHLLAYLFDPAEPELAAELARVRRAREERGERIVRLLQADGIPVSWSEILAGAAGGTVGRPHIAQALIRAGLVATTTEAFGRDWLGERYRLPKDDIDVFRAVALVRAAGGVPVFAHPRASRRGRIVPDELIAALAAAGLAGLEADHEDHSLAEREHVRRLAAELGLLVTGASDFHGTHKTVRLGAYTTAPEAYERIVALARGVTPVASG; this is encoded by the coding sequence GTGACCGTTCCCGCCCGCATCGACCTGCACACCCACTCCACCGCGAGCGACGGCACACTCGGCCCGGCCGGGCTGGTCCGGGCCGCCGCCGACGCCGGGCTCGACGTGGTGGCCCTGACCGACCACGACACCACGGCGGGCTGGGCGCCGGCCGTCGCCGCCCTGCCGCCCGGCCTCACCCTGATCCGCGGCGCGGAACTGTCCTGCCGCTGGTCCGGCATCAAGCCGGCGGTCCCGCTGCACCTGCTCGCGTACCTCTTCGACCCGGCCGAGCCGGAGCTGGCCGCCGAACTGGCCCGGGTCCGGCGGGCCCGCGAGGAACGCGGCGAGCGGATCGTCCGGCTGCTCCAGGCCGACGGCATCCCGGTGAGCTGGTCGGAGATCCTGGCCGGGGCGGCTGGCGGAACGGTCGGCCGACCGCACATCGCACAGGCGCTGATCCGGGCCGGCCTGGTCGCCACCACCACCGAGGCGTTCGGCAGGGACTGGCTGGGGGAGCGGTACCGGCTGCCCAAGGACGACATCGACGTGTTCCGGGCGGTCGCGCTGGTCCGGGCCGCCGGCGGGGTGCCCGTCTTCGCCCATCCGAGGGCCAGTCGGCGCGGCCGGATCGTGCCCGACGAGCTGATCGCGGCGTTGGCGGCGGCCGGACTGGCCGGCCTGGAGGCCGACCACGAGGACCACAGCCTGGCCGAACGGGAGCACGTCCGCCGGCTCGCCGCCGAGCTGGGGCTGCTGGTCACCGGCGCGTCGGACTTCCACGGCACGCACAAGACGGTCCGGCTCGGCGCGTACACCACCGCCCCCGAGGCGTACGAGCGGATCGTCGCGCTGGCCCGGGGGGTGACCCCGGTCGCTTCAGGCTGA